A genomic segment from Necator americanus strain Aroian chromosome III, whole genome shotgun sequence encodes:
- a CDS encoding hypothetical protein (NECATOR_CHRIII.G12191.T1) produces MSAELAANGEEGMDVTEAKPEPVEDVKMENDENYDDEMEAEEGEDSLESKFEADSFKRFELLLKKTENFSHCLSAGDVAAYKGSPVKKKRGRTASGVDGDHRHRKTEQEEDEEMVEAAEREDSITIFDKSPFYIQNGELRDYQIRGLNWLISLYHNGINGILADEMGLGKTLQTISLLGYMKHYKNMASPHLIIVPKSTLKNWMNEFAKWCPSLTTCCIIGDEQERNQVIRDVILPQKFDVCCTTYEMVLKVKTQLKKLVWKYIIIDEAHRIKNEKSKLSEVVREIKSKNRLLITGTPLQNNLHELWALLNFLLPDMFSSSEDFDSWFTDGSMQGNTDIISRLHKVLQPFLLRRIKSDVEKTLLPKKEVKIYVGLSKMQREWYTKVLMKDIDVINGAGKVEKARLMNILMHLRKAANHPYLFDGAEPGPPYTTDQHLVDNSGKMVVLDKLLQKLKEQGSRVLIFSQFSRILDLLEDYCWWRQYQYCRLDGNTAHVDRQEAIDAYNAPDSEKFIFMLTTRAGGLGINLATADVVVIFDSDWNPQSDLQAMDRAHRIGQKKQVRVFRLITENTVDERIIERAEVKLRLDSIVIQQGRVAEAQKTLGKDDMINMIRHGAELVFASKDSTITDEDIDSILQRAEVKTAELNAKMEEMGESNLRNLTFDNSKSVYNFEGENWKGKQNDGMGHFWIEPPKRERKANYQVDAYFREAMRQGQPVEKQSRAPRPKQPAVFDFQFYPPRLMELLDRETYHYRKTIGYKAEKPKECGPKEAEKRQKEEQRLIDTAQPLTEEEQQEKNELLTQGLANWSKRDFTAFVRANEKYGRHDIENIANEMIETKSRDEVEYYAKIFWERFEELQDHEKILAQIEKGEARIQRRQSVKRALDAKIAKYKAPFHQLRIAYGTNKGKTYTEEEDRFLVCELHRLGFDKETVYEELRQSVRMAPQFRFDWFIKSRTAMELQRRCNTLITLIEKEMGETEVKHRTKKDNKEKASAPSEAGSATPSRTPSGKKLGRPKTSK; encoded by the exons ATGTCAGCTGAATTGGCTGCAAACGGAGAGGAAGGTATGGATGTGACGGAG GCGAAGCCAGAGCCAGTTGAAGATGTTAAAATGGAAAACGATGAGAACTATGATGACGAAATGGAAGCAGAGGAAGGAG AGGACAGCTTAGAGTCGAAATTTGAAGCAGATTCGTTCAAGAGGTTCGAACTGTTACTGAAGAAGACtgagaatttctcacattGTTTGAGTGCGGGGGATGTTGCTGCATACAAAG GATCACCAGTGAAAAAGAAGCGTGGCAGAACTGCATCTGGCGTGGATGGTGACCACAGACACAGAAAAACTGAGCAG GAGGAGGATGAGGAAATGGTGGAAGCTGCAGAAAGAGAGGATAGCATTACCATTTTTGATAAGAGCCCTTTCTACATTCAAAATGGAGAATTAAG GGATTATCAAATCCGTGGTTTAAACTGGCTGATATCTTTATATCATAATGGAATCAATGGAATTCTCGCCGACGAAATG GGTCTCGGTAAAACACTTCAAACGATATCCCTTCTCGGATACATGAAGCATTACAAGAATATGGCCAGTCCTCATCTAATCATTGTCCCAAAATCAACACTGAAGAACTGGATGAACGAATTTGCTAAGTGGTGCCCGAGCTTAACGACGTGTTGTATCATAGGAGATGAGCAAGAGAGA AATCAAGTGATTCGAGATGTTATTCTACCGCAGAAATTTGATGTGTGTTGTACAACGTATGAAATGGTTCTGAAAGTAAAAACTCAGTTGAAGAAGTTAGTTTGGAAGTATATAATTATTGACGAAGCGCATAGGATCAAAAACGAGAAATCGAAG TTGTCCGAAGTGGTTCGTGAAATCAAGTCGAAGAATCGTCTGTTGATTACTGGGACACCACTGCAAAACAACCTTCATGAGTTGTGGGCTTTATTGAACTTCTTGTTGCCGGATATGTTCTCATCGTCGGAAGACTTTGACTCATGGTTTACTGACGGAAGCATGCAAGGGAATACGGATATAATTTCTCGGCTTCACAAG GTTCTTCAACCATTCCTTCTGCGTCGTATTAAATCAGATGTCGAAAAGACTTTGCTCcccaaaaaagaagttaaa ATCTATGTTGGTTTGTCAAAAATGCAACGCGAATGGTATACTAAGGTGCTAATGAAAGATATTGACGTTATTAATGGTGCAGGAAAAGTTGAGAAGGCAAG GCTCATGAACATCTTGATGCATCTTCGTAAAGCAGCAAATCATCCATATCTTTTTGATGGAGCCGAACCCGGACCCCCTTATACTACTGACCAACATCTCGTGGATAACAGTGGAAAGATGGTGGTGCTGGATAAGCTTCTGCAGAAATTAAAGGAACAAG GCTCTCGTGTGCTAATTTTCTCCCAGTTCTCAAGAATCCTTGATTTGTTGGAAGACTATTGTTGGTGGCGACAATACCAGTACTGTCGCCTTGACGGTAACACTGCTCATGTCGATAGACAGGAAGCGATAGATGCGTATAACGCCCCTGATTCTGAAAAGTTCATTTTTATGCTAACGACCAGAGCTGGAG GTCTTGGTATTAACTTGGCCACAGCAGATGTTGTAGTCATTTTTGATTCCGATTGGAATCCACAGAGTGATTTGCAGGCTATGGATCGTGCGCATCGAATTGGACAGAAGAAGCAG GTACGTGTTTTCCGTCTGATCACCGAAAACACTGTTGATGAGCGTATCATCGAAAGAGCGGAAGTGAAGCTGAGATTGGACTCCATTGTCATCCAGCAGGGTAGGGTTGCTGAAGCGCAGAAAACGTTAGGAAAAGACGATATGATCAACATGATTCGTCATGGTGCAGAGTTG GTCTTTGCCTCGAAAGATTCCACCATCACGGATGAAGATATTGATAGTATTCTCCAACGTGCGGAAGTGAAGACTGCTGAACTCAACGCGAAGatggaagaaatgggcgaGAGTAATCTGCGAAACCTCACTTTCGACAATAGCAAATCT GTGTACAACTTCGAGGGTGAGAACTGGAAAGGCAAACAAAATGATGGCATGGGACATTTCTGGATTGAACCACCAAAGAGGGAACGAAAGGCGAACTATCAG GTGGATGCTTACTTCCGTGAGGCTATGCGGCAAGGCCAACCGGTGGAGAAACAGTCACGTGCTCCTCGACCGAAGCAACCAGCTGTGTTCGACTTTCAATTTTATCCACCTCGTCTAATGGAGCTGCTTGACCGTGAAACATACCACTACAGGAAGACGATTGGGTACAAG GCTGAGAAACCCAAAGAGTGTGGTCCAAAAGAGGCCGAAAAACGtcagaaagaagaacaacGCTTAATTGATACG GCCCAGCCGTTAACCGAAGAGgagcaacaagaaaaaaatgagctacTCACGCAAGGTCTGGCGAACTGGAGCAAACGAGATTTTACAGCGTTTGTTCGG GCAAACGAGAAGTACGGACGACATGACATCGAAAATATCGCGAACGAAATGATAGAGACAAAGTCTCGAGACGaa GTTGAGTACTACGCGAAGATATTCTGGGAACGATTCGAGGAGTTGCAGGATCACGAAAAGATTCTGGCTCAGATCGAAAAG GGAGAGGCCAGAATTCAACGTCGGCAGTCTGTCAAACGTGCTTTGGATGCGAAAATTGCGAAATATAAGGCTCCATTCCATCAATTACGTATTGCATATGGAACTAATAAGGGGAAGACATATACGGAAGAGGAAGATAG gttccTCGTATGTGAGTTGCATCGGTTAGGATTTGACAAGGAGACCGTCTATGAAGAGCTGAGGCAGTCTGTTAGAATGGCTCCACAATTCCGATTTGATTGGTTCATCAAGAGCAGAACAGCCATG GAACTTCAACGTCGATGTAATACATTGATTACGTTGATAGAGAAGGAAATGGGTGAAACAGAAGTTAAAcatcgaacaaaaaaagataacaaGGAAAAGGCCAGTGCCCCTTCAG AAGCCGGCAGTGCAACTCCTTCGAGAACTCCTTCAGGAAAGAAATTGGGAAGGCCCAAGACTAGCAAATAA
- a CDS encoding hypothetical protein (NECATOR_CHRIII.G12192.T1) yields the protein MEIDDGASSSSEDEKQKNVKPTRHSAVLKLDFESEEVARTVCRVVSVDKEPSRSNAVRKFDVDGSYLHIEINSVDRKSLQKSIANVLEMCDLAKSTIDLARNKKWLDLKGPTEKKMKLNSSNSK from the exons ATGGAAATTGACGATGGAGCGAGTTCATCATCAGAAGATGAGAAGCAGAAGAACGTAAAACCGACACGTCATTCAGC AGTTCTAAAACTGGATTTTGAGTCGGAAGAGGTTGCGCGTACGGTGTGTCGTGTTGTTAGTGTTGACAAGGAGCCTAGTCGAAGCAACGCAGTACGTAAATTTGATGTGGATGGGTCGTATCTTCACAT AGAAATCAATAGCGTGGACAGGAAGTCTCTGCAGAAATCTATCGCTAATGTACTAGAGATGTGTGATCTTGCTAAATCCACGATTGATttagcaagaaataaaaaatggttGGACTTAAAAGGACCtactgagaagaaaatgaaactaaaTTCGTCTAATTCTAAGTAA